A portion of the Cryptomeria japonica chromosome 5, Sugi_1.0, whole genome shotgun sequence genome contains these proteins:
- the LOC131065129 gene encoding glycine-rich protein 5-like, giving the protein MAELAGGAAGGSRAAVGGGARLGGVWGPGGAVAMGPGSGGRRETAAGSGGRRSTAGEQAEVGGGAVGKLQLQGGAGEGLAGGRPRRTCCGGRKGGCRGLARSRGGRRLKKGGVGPKGN; this is encoded by the coding sequence ATGGCAGAGTTGGCCGGAGGTGCTGCAGGCGGCAGCCGGGCGGCGGTGGGCGGTGGGGCCAGGCTGGGCGGCGTGTGGGGGCCAGGAGGTGCAGTAGCGATGGGGCCGGGAAGCGGCGGCCGCAGGGAGACTGCCGCAGGCAGTGGTGGTAGGCGGAGCACGGCCGGGGAGCAAGCGGAGGTGGGCGGAGGGGCAGTCGGGAAGCTACAGCTGCAGGGAGGAGCTGGCGAGGGCCTGGCCGGTGGGAGGCCGAGAAGAACCTGCTGCGGGGGCCGGAAAGGGGGTTGTCGGGGGCTGGCACGGAGCCGTGGGGGCCGAAGGCTGAAGAAAGGTGGTGTGGGGCCCAAGGGCAACTAG